In Anopheles bellator chromosome 2, idAnoBellAS_SP24_06.2, whole genome shotgun sequence, the genomic stretch TTCAGCTCCTGCTGCATGACGTTCGCGTAGAAATCGGACTTTTTCATGTCGAACTCACAGAGCGCCAATTGCGCGAGCAACCTATCGTAAATCGGTTGACTACGGGGAGAAGCACACGAAACGATagttataaaaatggaaaGGTGGTTCTGGCCATGTGTAGTACCTATTTTCTGGCGCATCATTCGAATTACACCACTTGATGAAAGTCTTAAGCAAATCATTCAAACGCCTATCGTCCCCGGTCCCATCGCCATCAATTTGCAGCCGACGTTTGATGACTTCCTCTGGAAACAAAATTGCGTATGATATATTCAGCACATAGAGCACACAAAGCCTTTTCACCTACCGTCAgacattgttttgtttggacaacttttgtttaactttgaagaaaaatcacGGATACCTAACGTAAAATAACTTCAGCgcacatttgttttgttgacgctttccaattttcttGCTTCGGTAATGTCAGAACTTGTTTACCTCTCTTCAGCCCTTCAGTAACGTACATATATTCACATGGTAagcaatttattattttcactcAATTGTTTCTCGACCCTTTTTGTGTTGGCTTCTTCCTCTTCCcacaaactttttttccaccatcaaTCTTGCCCATTGCCAAGGAAAAATAATGCTTAAAGTAAAGATTCAATTTCCTACCCATCATTTACTGCTTCCTACCCCTCACAAATCAGTGCGCCAGAAACGTCATTTTCCGCTgtcattttcgtttttgctgTAGTCGTGTTTCAGTGCTATTATATTTGTGTTATCTTATCATGTAATTATGATGGCAGTTTTTCGTACGTTTCAGTTCGTTCGAGGCAATTATTCGTTCCTGTCGCGTTTCTACGGATCAATGTCGAACAAAGTATGTATTAGACGCACCGGCCGAGTGGGAAGACAATCGTGCGGCTAACCGTCACAGCACAACGCCTCAACAGAGCCGAAAGTGGCGCTAACCTTTCTAACAcgcaccgttccgtttgtcCACCGGTGCTTGCCCCGTTATCGTCCATTTGATACCACCGCCGATCGACTTCCTGCCTTCATCGTCGCCCGCCATCGCGATCGCCATCCGGGGAACATGTGTCCGGTGAACGCGGGTTTTCCGTTGCCACGGTCACCGCGGGTGCTTATCGCAGCAAGGGCTAGTTTTGGGTGTCTACTCAACGGAAGGGAAGGATGAGGTGAAATTTACACCTTACGCTGAAAAGTACAACGAATCAACAGCTGGAAAGTTGTTGGAGCAAATCAATATGTaagtgttcgtttgttttttcccctttctttctctctctctctttctcactgaCTGTTGGTCTGTCTGTCTCTATCCGTAACATACTTTCCTTACTCGGTCGTGGGATGGCGATTCCAAATGGCGATCACTGTTTCGCACATCTTTTTAAATCAAACTTTGAGTATCccaatttcattcattatttttatttatagcCATCCGCCATTTGAAACATCATCCCCTTTTATTTCTTCGCGATTCTATGTGTCcgatgaaaagcgaaagtCATGGTTCCTTCATGCCTCCCGAATCGACCGTACTTTGCCCGCTGATGGACACTTTTTTTCAGAATGACTAAAACGGGCTCTCCGCCTTGTGTTGGTTGGCCGGAGCGGATAACAACCGCTGGTGCCGTGCAGGAATTGTTTTATGATACTGCACCATGCGCTGTGACACGGTGCCTCTCCTGGGGCGAACCATAAATCAGCGCAATAACGTCCCCAGTCCTTTGCGATTGCATCGAATCGGAAGCCTGGTTGGAGAGCAATTTTCCGCATCGAAACCAGGCGCTTGAAAAGGTGgtaaaattttaaactatgCAGCACCCCACTGTGTTGTGCAGCACGTTGTCGGAAGCTGACGACGGGTGTCAACTAATGAGGGGGATATCTAATCTTTACACGCGGCAATCTTTGCATTACCCGGTCGGATGATAAGCGACCCGTCGCATGTTGTCAGGCATCTCAACGCCGTCGCCATTGTTTGAATTATATACCGTGAATTGCAGTGTACTTATTGTACTGCAAGCACAGCAGGCTTCGACCGTGCTGGAACGGGTAGAAGTTTCATTACCATTTCCAACGAATCACATTTTTTGCGGTTTCTATTTCGCACACGGGTTAATCTCAACATTGTCtatggaaattcaatttcacaaCCGTTGCCGGCATCAATCTTCAGCATCGTGCATGCATTAGGCTTTTTGTCACTCAATTTGTTGCGTTCCGCCCGCTGACAAATGCTGTGCCGCGGTTGAGTAGATCAAATGGCATTGCAACCAAAGCACTTGCGATAGAAATGAACCCGAATGGAATTGCATATCGATCCCCGAAGCGCATATGCCGGCGTCCGGGGTCGAACCTATAAATAGTTTGCTAACCCTTGATGCCATTTGTGCAAttgtcatttgttttcgtgttATCACATCGTTCGCCTTCTTCGGCGCGGTGTGGCATTATGTGCATGCGATGCGCCGCGCGGTACACAGCGCGAACAGCTGGTTGCTTTGTTTCGCACATCTTTCGCTCATCGGCTATATCAtcctcggtggccgccgctgggTTAGTAACCATCGGCGTAGCTGTGTTGGGCAAAATGTTTTCCCTTAACCCCTTAAATATATGGCGCCATGGGAaggatttttcaatttcaatctgCCCACCCCGCATTCGCGTGGGAAAATCCATTGCCCCTTTTCGGTACTATTTTTAAAAGTCACAGTTGAAGGACAGTTCGTgactcggtctcggtggcgCTGAAGCACGGCAGCGGCTACAAAGTAGTATCCACTTCTTCAGTTGGAGTAGGCATGGCTGACGCGCCACTCAGCGCAAATTGTGCTCCCCTTTTACTACGGCCCTCTGCGTCATGGATCTGTCGTCGCTGTTGCCATTGCTGCCGTGCTTCCAATTAAAACACTTTCCACATTTTAAAGTCAACCTCGTGGAAAATGCGGATATTTAGTGGCAAAAGTTTAGCACCCCGGGAAAACCATAAAAGCGATCCTTGCCTTGGGTGCCGTTGGTTTTGCAAGCGGCGCTCGCGTACGCTTTATGTGGCTTGAGATGCTgtataaatgaataaattataacaaaACCCATTCGCGACAGTTTGCTGCGGCACCAGAAGCttaaaaacaatcgatttcCCTGCCCTGGAATCCAGACGGGCGCAGGTGCTTCGCTGGCAGGGTACTCTTTGGAGTCGATTCCAAGTATGTGGATTGTCGCAACTTAACCCGCGTGCTCGGCCACTGCGGCGAACCCGGCGAGGAGACCAAAACTGATCTTGGGACCTCTTTCGGGATTCGaatcgtaaaacaaaattgacgGATTGGcccaaaaacaggaaacattCCGTATTCCATTATTTGGCAATGCTACGCGTAATTTCCATATCCCACGCGATGATGCTAATACCCGTTCCAGATGGGGCCAAATAAAGAAATGTGGTGGGGATGTGCTGATAGCGCCTTCGTAATAATGTTGACATCGGTGCAAAGGCGTCGAGAAATGGtgataaagaaaattcatttaTAATCCACTCGACCTATGACCCTTCCCACAGGCCGACGGGGCACTGGTGCCACCGTTTCGTCGTTGTTGGTAAAGTGCCATTCGAAAGACTCCGTGCGGCAGTTTAGTGCTAATGCCCGAGCTAATGTTTCCCGGTGTGGCACACCGACCGTTGCGGGAAGGTCGTCCCTTTATGCTAAGCTCTGCCAAGCTTTTGGTTCGCTTCTCGCTCACTATCCAGCAAAACCTGCAGAATTGCAAAAGGACAGTGGCAAATCTTCGTCTTTTCTAGTTCGCTTTGGGGTGCATCATGTTATGAGTGTCCTGCTGTATCAAAGCGGTTGGTTGCTTGCGTTCGATCGTCCGCTTTCGGAGTTTATCTGGCGAATTCCAATTATTCCGTTGATTGCGATGGCTGCAGAGGACCTTTAGAttgcttttaaaattaaaattattgttcCAAAGTTGTCTATTCGTTGTTTCATGATCTGATCTTTGATTaaacacattaaaaacaatctTCAATGAATGCATTTGTTGTGCCGTGGTGTGCCTTTGTCGTTTCTTTCTTTACTTGTAGGCTGAACATAACAGTGAATTCTGCAACAAACAGGCGGAGATAGTTGATTCCCGAGCTTTGCACTGCTTTATTATCTCTCTTTCCcactttctcactctctttgCCGCACTCTGCTCTGCGATCTTTCCTTTTCTAACTATTTCTTACACTTGATGACCGATTTGCAGTCAGAATGAGCCCCAACAAATTAGAGTCACAGAGTTCTTGCCTTCGGAACCTTGATGTATCTTTAAAAACCTTAGAAAACCTTTTCTTTGCCAAACCCTCCCACCGTAGAGATCCatttttctgtgtgtgccgtAGCTTCACAGACGGAAGCAGCCCACATTGCTTCGTTAATTTCCTAAACATGCACTCCCTTTGGATTCCTTCGAGCTCCCCTGTGCGCCCTGTGCTACCGTAGTTTAAAGTGTAGTTTAAAACCACCACATAACTTTTGCAACAAACGCCCCCCTCAGGCTTTTAGACGGCAAGCATAGCTCAATTCTCGTATTTTCGCCTTGTGCTTTCGTTTCAGATTCACTGTTATGTTCTAAGCCCTTCTCCCCGCGAGTTCCGACGGAAGAGCGGAAGCATTCGCGAGCTTTAGTGTGAACTGATATGAACAACCGACACAGATAGGCACGAACGCAACAGCACGCGCCTTCagatcgattgtttttgtgCTCATCACTGCAGCAAAAACGCATCCATCTTCGTTCCGAACCAAAGGACTAAACGCCAGGCGCGTTACAGTGTGTTACAAGTAAAACGTGTGTTGCAAGTACTGAGTGTTCTGAGGTAAACAAAAACTTGTAGAAAATATCTGTCGTCGCCCAACCCGGAGAGGCACCTCCGGGcgggaacgaaaaacagaacAGAGGCAGAAAAGGGGTTGTGTAGTTATGTCAATgcgtcgccagcagcagcagcaaacgttCGATGTACAACTGTTTTCCTCAGTGTCCAACTCTAGCGAAACGAGCAGGTACGAGGTCCTAAGGATGTGTTCCCtaggtggcagcagcggcggcggtggcggtgacggtgatagagggagtggtggtggcggcggagctggtagcagcagcagtagcagcaagAAACGGCTCACCACCCTGAACGGCATCCCGACGAGTGTGGATGATAAAGCAAGTGACTTCCTGTGCCCGATCTGCTTCGACATCATCAACGAGGCGTACATTACGCGCTGCGGGCACACGTTCTGCCACCAGTGCATTGCCCGCTCGGTCGAAGTCGCGAAAAAGTGCCCCAAGTGCAACTCGCCGCTTGCGTCACAGGAGCAGATTCTGCCCAACTTCCTACTGAACGATCTCATCTCCAAGCACCGGCTGAAGACGGGCATCGGCGGAGGGCCGGCCGGTGCGGGGGGTGGCGGTCTACAGTGGCCCAAGTCCCAGTCCGGGAACGCTTGCTCACCGAAGGGGGCGCACCCGGGCACGGGCGCAGACGGTGAAGGCGATACTTTGAAGCACTTTCTGGCGACGGAGTCGAAAAAGCTCTCGCTGTCGGACGTGAACGTGATGCTGGAGATACTGACGCAGCGCAAGACGCTGCTGGAGGCGGAATCGTGTGCCGCCCAGAACCGGCTGCTGCACGAGTTCCTGAAGCACTTGCTGAAGCAgaaagagcagcagcagctgcagatCGGGAACGAGATCGCCCTCATCCGCAACGATCTGCTCGAGGTGGAGAAGGTGCTGAAGGACGTGCAGAGCAGCtgcccgtcggtggccgaggtCGAGCGGAGCGTgcaggacgaaaaggacgagAACGTGGTCGCGATCAAACGCCAAATTATACAGATCATCGATACGATCGACCACATTTTCGTGCCGTCGAACCAATCGCCCATGGACGATGGCTCCTCGCTGACGGGCGAATCGTACGAAGGGTTCAACTTGCACTCGCACCCGGCCCGCGGTCAGCACGGTTCCGGCTCGGTGGCGGGTTCGCTGTCGTCCTCCTCCACCTCGTTTCTGGCCCGCAAGCAGCGGATGTACCAGCACTTTGACGACTTTGTCCAGTGCTACTTTGCGGCCCGCAGTGAGGAGCTGTTCTTTGGCAAGGATCGTTCGTTCAGCTCGGACTCGCTCGGCGTTGGCGATCGCACGCTGTCCAGTGGGGCACCGAGTGTCGACACTGGGCTTGCTCCTACGATCGGTACGacaccgagcggcggcggcggccacagcaGCTCGAACCTGTCCCAGTCGCAGTCGACGATCGATATCACCCGCTCGAGTGGTGGTGGGCGCTCTTCGTCGCTCGATACGTTCCGCGAGAATCTAATCAAATTCTCCAAGTACAGTGCGCTACGGCCCCTGGCAACGCTCAACTACTCGAGCGACTCGAACTACGCGTCGACGATCGTGTCCAGCATTGAGTTCGACAAGGACAGCGAGTACTTTGCGATCGCGGGCGTCACGAAGCGGATCAAAATCTTCGACTACTACACCGCCATCCGGGATGCGGCGGTCGACATCAACTATCCGATCAACGAGATGACCTGCAACAGCAAGATCTCGTGCGTGATCTGGAACACCTACTTCAAGCAGGTGCTCGCCTCGAGCGACTACGAGGGCATTGTCACGATCTGGGACGTGCTTACGCGGACGCGCACGAAAACGTTCGAAGAGCACGACAAGCGGTGCTGGTGCGTCGATTTCAACGAGGTCGACACGCGCCTCCTGGCGTCCGGCTCGGATGATGCGCGCGTGAAGCTGTGGTCACTGAACGTCGATCACTCGGTCGCCACGATCGAGGCCCGCGCCAACGTGTGCTGCGTCAAGTTTAACCCAAAAAGCTCCTGCCACCTGGCGTTCGGGACGGCCGATCACTGCGTCAACTACTACGATCTGCGCAATCTGAAGCAACCGCTGTGCCTGTTCaagggccaccggaaggcggTGTCGTACGTGAAGTTTCTCAACACGGACGAAATCGTGTCGGCCAGCACGGACGGCCAGCTGAAGCTGTGGAACATCAACTCACCGCCGTTCTGTCTGCGCTCCTTCACCGGGCATATTAACGAGAAAAACTTTGCCGGACTCGCCACCAACAGCGACTATCTGGCGTGCGGTAGCGAGGACAACTCGCTCTGCGTCTACTACAAAGGCCTATCGAAGCAGCTGTTTAATCTGAAGTTTTCGAGTaccagcggtggtggtggtgctagcGCCGGAAGCGGTAGCAGCATGCGCAGTGGTGCCCTGGCATCGTCGGATGTGGAGCGCGGCAGCACCGATGGGAACGAGTTCGTGTCGGCGGTTTGCTGGCGAAAGCAGAGCAACATCATCATTGCGGGCAACAGCGAAGGCATCATCAAGATATTGGAAATAGTGTAGAACCGTCCGGGATGTATAGATGCCTCCACGAGGATGTAGAAAAGAAGATCACGCAATGGTCAAGTGCTGCTCTACATTGTTAGATGCCGTTTTTTACAAGTAGTTTCATAGAGTGTTCGAGCGTAGCTGGAAGATGACAACCCCATTTTGTATATATAGAACTGTTAAAgcctgtttgttttttaatgtttgccaaAGCTCCGCACAATAGGCCGATGGCCTCGACAGATGCTGATTGGACTCGACCATTTTGTGCTTGAATCGGAAACATGAAAGCGGACAAACCATAAGACTTATACCGTGCCCTAAAGCGGCACGACTCGGAAAGAGCGTTCGGCAGAGAAGTCAATTACAAGCGCGCGTGCCAGTTGAGACATGTCCTTCGGTATCCCCTCATGTAACGAAACGGAGCGGACCTATTGAGATGCCAGGACCACCGTCCAtcggaaggaaaagaaattcatGCAATACGTAACAGCGCAACGAAAGGAATTTCTTCAAAACCCGAGAAACAGTCTCCGTGACACTTCGTTACACGCGCGCAATGTTGCTTACCATTCAATAGGCTTGGTAACTTTGCTGGTTTACGCTTTTGTATAGCTTTTCCGGATAGTATTTTTAAGTTAACAGTTTTttaccttctctctctctctctctctatgtaaTATGTTGCACAATCTTCTATTCCGAGAAATTGCTTCCGAAATTTTAGCTTTCCGGCATTCCTTGACAGCTGGAGGTGTGTCCAGGCACCTTCCGAACGCTGCCCATAGATTAGCGTGCAGCGCAGAAAAGAGAACtatttttgtacattttaaACAAAGTGTCACTTAACCAATGTCCCCGTAGGCGCCTTTAGGCGGATGTCGAGGCGGTACTAGTACAAGAGGAATAAGGCGCATAATGTTACGTACCTTTCGGAGAGTTGTTTAGAAGCCGAGAATATGTTCAAACTAGACTTGGTTTAGTCACAGAGTGCAGGTTCTGGCAAAAGGCCGGCTAAGAAATATGCACTTTGTTACAACGTTTTGTCCACGGTTTACGTTTTAAATGATTAGTTTagcgaataaataaacaccaaaCATTATGATTCTTTTTCCTTACAAAACCACCCGCCACAATTAGTTTATGGTAATATTTAGGTGCTCCCAAGAAAACGAACCTTATTAATGGTGCCATGCGCACGCCTCGGAAACATTCAACCATCTCATTATCTAGCTGCGGACCGGTGAAGGCTGGTCAAACGCGCATTTTCTGGGGTCTGGGCAAGTACccggccgtggcggtggccggtttggGCGATGCGAGCAAGTGggacgagctggacgagaTCGATGGTGCCAAGGAGAATGTTCGCatcgcggcggccgccggtgttCGGGCGCTGGTAGCCAACAAGCTTGCCGAAATCGTACTGGAAGACCTGGAGCACCCGCAGCAGTCGGCGGAAGGGGCTACGCTGGCCAACTACAAGTTCCAGGTGTTCAAGAGCAAGGACAAACAAACGAGTCTGCCgaccgttcggttcgctgaCGATGCACCGGGAAAGATCGACTGGGAGCGGGGAGTCACGATTGCCGAAGCGCAAAATTTCGCCCGACTGTAAGTGGCACACCGATGCGGGACGCATGGGGAGTGGGATTACTAACTTCTGGTTTCATCCCTCTTGTTGTAGGCTCATGGAAACACCGGCCAACCACATGACGCCGACAATCTTCGCGGACACCGTCAAGCAGCGGCTTGGTGCGGCCGGCGTCGAAGTGCTGGTGCACGACGAGGCATGGGCTAAGCAGAAGGGCATGGGTTCGTTTCTGTCCGTAACGAACGGTTCCGCCGAACCAGCTCGCTTTGTCGAGCTCACGTATCGCGGATCGCAGGCCGAGCAGTGTATTGCGCTCGTTGGCAAGGGCATTACGTTCGACTCGGGCGGTATCAGCCTGAAGCCGTCCGCCAGCATGGACCAGATGCGGGCCGATATGGGCGGAGCGGCCAATGTCGTGGCAACCATGCTGGCCCTGGCTCAACTGAAGGCTCCCGTACACGTGAAAGGGTTCGTGCCGCTGTGCGAAAACATGCCGAGTGGCACGGCCACCAAACCGGGCGACGTGGTGTATGCGATGAACGGAAAGAGTATCTGCGTGGACAACACGGACGCCGAGGGCCGCTTGGTGCTAGCCGATGCGCTGTGCTACGCCTCATCGTAAGCAGATACTCAGACGTCACTCCGCTCCGATCCGAAACACC encodes the following:
- the LOC131206997 gene encoding E3 ubiquitin-protein ligase COP1-like, giving the protein MCSLGGSSGGGGGDGDRGSGGGGGAGSSSSSSKKRLTTLNGIPTSVDDKASDFLCPICFDIINEAYITRCGHTFCHQCIARSVEVAKKCPKCNSPLASQEQILPNFLLNDLISKHRLKTGIGGGPAGAGGGGLQWPKSQSGNACSPKGAHPGTGADGEGDTLKHFLATESKKLSLSDVNVMLEILTQRKTLLEAESCAAQNRLLHEFLKHLLKQKEQQQLQIGNEIALIRNDLLEVEKVLKDVQSSCPSVAEVERSVQDEKDENVVAIKRQIIQIIDTIDHIFVPSNQSPMDDGSSLTGESYEGFNLHSHPARGQHGSGSVAGSLSSSSTSFLARKQRMYQHFDDFVQCYFAARSEELFFGKDRSFSSDSLGVGDRTLSSGAPSVDTGLAPTIGTTPSGGGGHSSSNLSQSQSTIDITRSSGGGRSSSLDTFRENLIKFSKYSALRPLATLNYSSDSNYASTIVSSIEFDKDSEYFAIAGVTKRIKIFDYYTAIRDAAVDINYPINEMTCNSKISCVIWNTYFKQVLASSDYEGIVTIWDVLTRTRTKTFEEHDKRCWCVDFNEVDTRLLASGSDDARVKLWSLNVDHSVATIEARANVCCVKFNPKSSCHLAFGTADHCVNYYDLRNLKQPLCLFKGHRKAVSYVKFLNTDEIVSASTDGQLKLWNINSPPFCLRSFTGHINEKNFAGLATNSDYLACGSEDNSLCVYYKGLSKQLFNLKFSSTSGGGGASAGSGSSMRSGALASSDVERGSTDGNEFVSAVCWRKQSNIIIAGNSEGIIKILEIV
- the LOC131206999 gene encoding cytosol aminopeptidase-like, with protein sequence MRTPRKHSTISLSSCGPVKAGQTRIFWGLGKYPAVAVAGLGDASKWDELDEIDGAKENVRIAAAAGVRALVANKLAEIVLEDLEHPQQSAEGATLANYKFQVFKSKDKQTSLPTVRFADDAPGKIDWERGVTIAEAQNFARLLMETPANHMTPTIFADTVKQRLGAAGVEVLVHDEAWAKQKGMGSFLSVTNGSAEPARFVELTYRGSQAEQCIALVGKGITFDSGGISLKPSASMDQMRADMGGAANVVATMLALAQLKAPVHVKGFVPLCENMPSGTATKPGDVVYAMNGKSICVDNTDAEGRLVLADALCYASSFNPKLILDIATLTGAIKVALGDCVSGVFSSSNALWNVIHEAGSQTGDRVWRMPLFKHYSEQMCDHNGYDLNNLGKGKGGGSCTAAAFLREFVPKGTPWLHVDIAGVMGDCSDQSYTGAKGMTGRPMRTLVEFVTKASASA